TTCCTTTATCCTCTAATAATGCAAGGGCTCTCTGACAAAAAGGGCAACCTGGCTGTGTGTATATCTGAACTTTATGCATTCAATCCTCCTGAATATTTTTCTTTTTTCACCATTGCATACTGTTTACGAAAAAGAAACCGTATTAAGGCGACCTCTAATCGCGACGACAGTCATAACAGAAGAACAACTTGAGGCGAGCAAAGCCTTACTGCAGGCTTCCGCAGTTGCGCCACTCGTCATAACATCATCAATCAAAATAGCTCTCCTGCCTGCAAAAGATAGAGAACAATACTTCCGACGCACACGAATAGAATTTTCTAAACATCGCCGACGCTCTGAAGAAGACATTTTTCCTAATGATTCTGTTTCCCGATATCTTTCTAAAAAATCTGGAAAAAAAGGCAATCGTGACAACTAAGAAAAAGCTCTCCCCAATAGTGCAGACTGATTATATCCTCTTTTTCTGAGTCTCTTTAAATGTAGAGGGACTGGTACGATAAAATCAGTTGATTTCAAAGAAGAAGCCGCCACAGAAAACATAAATTTTGCAAAAATTGGTGCAAGTCTATCTTGACCAGAATATTTCAAACGCAAGATAAGATATCGGGCGAAGGGATTATAAACCAACCCTGCTCTGCCCTCCTGCCAATTAGGTTGAGAAATAAGACATGAGGTACAGACATTTAACGTTTCTATTGATGCCACAGAAGGTGCGCCACATTGCGGGCAAAAAGGCGCAATAATAGGTTCTAATCGCTTAAAACACTCGACACACAAAGAATCTCCCTGCATAACTGGAGCTTCACAGGAGACGCATGCTGAAGGAAAGAGGAAATCTACTCCTCTTTCCTTCAAGCTTGAAAATTTTTTAAAGAGTATCAAGAACCTTCAAAGATTCTGTAGGAAAATTCACTTTTTTAAGATTACTTTCCATATCTTTTTTAAGTTTTTCTTTTCCTGAAGGAGACAAAGCCTCCACTCTAGCAATAATAGCTGGCTCTGTATTTGAACACCTTAACAACCACCACCCTTCTGGAAAAGAAGCTCTTATGCCATCAATATTATAAAACTTTTGCCCTTCTTTTTCTAACAATGCAGACAATTCTTTAATAACAGAAAACTTCTTTTCATCTGGAACAGCCAAGCGAATTTCAGGCGTTGAAAAAGTTTCTGGGAATTCAGCACGAATTTCTGATAAAGGGCGACCACTGCGAGAAAGCAAATCAATCACACGGACAGCACTATAAATACCATCATCAAATCCATACCATTTATCTGCAAAGAAAAGATGACCTGACATTTCTCCAGCCAAGAGCGCCCCGACTTCGGCCATTTTAGCTTTAATAAAAGAATGCCCACACTTCCACATCACAGGCTTTCCACCAGCCTGTGCAATCTGATTGTAAGTATTTTGGCTACATTTTACTTCACCAATGATAGTCGCCCCAGGAGATGACTTAAGAATATCTTTAGCTAAAAAAGCTAAAATTTCATCTCCCCACATCACTCTACCTGTATTGTCTACGACACCAACCCGATCAGCATCACCGTCAAAAGCAACACCAATATCCGCCCCCTCAGATTTAACAGCATCTTTAAGGAAAGAAAGATTTTTTTCTACAGTTGGATCAGGATGATGATTAGGGAAATGACCATCAACTTCAGAAAACAAAATTTTATGTTCT
The genomic region above belongs to Acetobacteraceae bacterium and contains:
- a CDS encoding phosphomannomutase/phosphoglucomutase — encoded protein: MSTSAVFSHRFDDNILRAYDIRGIFEKTLRLDDAYAIGCAFAEEVRFAGGKEIIVGYDGRLSSPALEEKLVAGITDAGLDVLRIGLGPTPMVYYAGVESDADASIMITGSHNPSDYNGFKFTLKGKPFFGDSIKELGRLAEKGFDLSSRTKGKVENKNFKEAYVKRIAKDYLGKKSLKVIWDSGNSAAGPVLEALTAILPGEHKILFSEVDGHFPNHHPDPTVEKNLSFLKDAVKSEGADIGVAFDGDADRVGVVDNTGRVMWGDEILAFLAKDILKSSPGATIIGEVKCSQNTYNQIAQAGGKPVMWKCGHSFIKAKMAEVGALLAGEMSGHLFFADKWYGFDDGIYSAVRVIDLLSRSGRPLSEIRAEFPETFSTPEIRLAVPDEKKFSVIKELSALLEKEGQKFYNIDGIRASFPEGWWLLRCSNTEPAIIARVEALSPSGKEKLKKDMESNLKKVNFPTESLKVLDTL